One part of the Salvelinus fontinalis isolate EN_2023a chromosome 4, ASM2944872v1, whole genome shotgun sequence genome encodes these proteins:
- the LOC129853327 gene encoding frizzled-10-like, whose translation MDIMVQRGETMHSTAKLSLVNVLLVCLSGGCSAISSIDPDRPGEGRCQQIVIPLCKDIGYNMTRMPNLMGHEDQNEAAIKLHEFAPLIGFGCHTHLKFFLCSLYAPMCTEQVSTPIPACRVMCEQARQKCSPIMEQFNFRWPDSLDCSRLPTKNDPNNLCMEAPNNGSDEPPKGSHTQRPDFRLQRPMKETESKETCSNPGKFHYVQKSESCAPKCYPKVDVYWSQGDKQFSLVWMAIWSILCFISSSFTVLTFLIDPQRFKYPERPIIFLSMSYCVYSVGYLIRLFVGADSIACDRDSGVQYIIQEGLESTGCTIVFLILYYFGMASSLWWVILTLTWFLAAGKKWGHEAIEANSSYFHLAAWAIPAIKTIMILVMRKVAGDELTGVCYVGSMDVKALTGFVLIPLSCYLIIGTSFLLSGFVALFHIRKIMKTEGENTDKLEKLMVRIGVFSVLYTVPATCVIACYFYERLNMDYWRSLAVEQKCVDSSRNNAESEECGMKSSIPAVEIFMVKIFMLLVVGITSGMWIWTSKTLQSWQNVFSRKLKKRTRRKAARVFTSSGPYIKPHPALKAHNTKYEPTRPPPTCV comes from the exons ATGGACATTATG GTTCAAAGAGGAGAGACTATGCATTCCACTGCTAAACTGAGCCTCGTCAATGTGCTGCTGGTCTGTCTGAGTGGTGGCTGCTCAGCCATTAGCTCCATAGACCCTGACCGGCCGGGTGAAGGGAGATGTCAACAGATTGTCATCCCCCTATGTAAGGACATTGGCTACAACATGACAAGGATGCCCAATCTGATGGGCCATGAGGACCAGAATGAGGCAGCCATCAAGCTACATGAGTTTGCCCCTCTCATAGGGTTTGGATGCCACACTCACCTCAAGTTTTTTCTCTGTTCGCTGTATGCACCTATGTGCACAGAGCAGGTATCCACCCCAATCCCTGCTTGCAGAGTGATGTGTGAGCAGGCCAGGCAAAAGTGCTCCCCTATCATGGAGCAGTTCAACTTCCGCTGGCCTGACTCCCTGGACTGCTCCAGACTACCTACTAAAAATGACCCCAACAACCTCTGCATGGAGGCCCCCAACAACGGCTCAGACGAGCCCCCCAAAGGCTCCCACACCCAGCGTCCTGACTTCAGGCTTCAGCGGCCCATGAAGGAGACGGAGAGCAAGGAGACCTGCAGTAACCCAGGCAAGTTCCACTATGTGCAGAAGAGTGAGTCCTGCGCCCCCAAGTGCTACCCCAAAGTGGATGTGTACTGGAGTCAGGGAGATAAGCAGTTCTCTCTGGTGTGGATGGCTATCTGGTCCATCCTCTGCTTCATCTCCAGCTCATTCACTGTCCTCACCTTCCTCATTGACCCCCAGCGATTTAAATACCCCGAGAGGCCTATCATCTTCCTTTCCATGTCCTACTGTGTCTACTCTGTGGGCTACCTCATCCGTCTGTTTGTGGGGGCAGACAGTATCGCCTGTGACCGGGACAGTGGGGTCcagtacatcatccaggaggGACTGGAAAGCACGGGCTGCACCATCGTCTTCCTCATCCTCTACTACTTCGGCATGGCCAGCTCCCTCTGGTGGGTCATCCTCACACTCACCTGGTTCCTGGCTGCAGGGAAGAAGTGGGGCCACGAGGCCATCGAGGCCAACAGCAGCTACTTCCACCTGGCGGCCTGGGCCATCCCGGCCATCAAGACCATCATGATCCTGGTGATGAGGAAGGTGGCGGGGGACGAGCTGACGGGGGTGTGCTACGTGGGCAGCATGGACGTGAAAGCTCTCACAGGCTTCGTGCTCATCCCACTCTCCTGCTACCTCATCATCGGCACCTCCTTTCTGCTGTCAGGCTTCGTGGCCCTGTTCCACATTCGCAAGATCATGAAGACGGAGGGGGAGAACACGGATAAACTGGAGAAGCTGATGGTACGGATCGGAGTGTTCTCGGTCCTCTACACTGTACCTGCCACCTGCGTTATCGCCTGCTACTTCTACGAGAGGCTCAACATGGACTACTGGAGGAGCCTGGCCGTGGAGCAGAAGTGTGTTGACAGCAGCAGGAACAATGCAGAGTCTGAGGAGTGTGGTATGAAGAGCTCCATCCCGGCTGTGGAGATCTTCATGGTTAAGATCTTCATGCTGTTAGTGGTGGGCATCACGAGTGGCATGTGGATCTGGACCTCAAAAACACTGCAGTCGTGGCAGAATGTGTTTAGCAGGAAGCTGAAGAAGAGGACTAGGAGGAAGGCTGCCCGTGTGTTCACAAGCAGTGGGCCTTACATCAAGCCTCACCCAGCACTCAAAGCGCACAACACAAAGTATGAGCCTACCAGGCCCCCTCCTACATGCGTATGA